The Litoribrevibacter albus genome segment GTTGTCCCAGAAGTCCGCATCTTCCGCATCTCCGAGTACCACAGGTAAACCTTCTTCGGTTAGACGTTTGATGGTTTGGTTGTCCGCATCAATACCACAGACTCTGTCTCCGATTTCTTTATGGAGCGCTTTATAAGCTCCTTGCCCGACTCGCCCTAAACCAATGACGAGAATCTCTGCATTGGGTGGTTGGCAAAAAATATCGCGGTTGAGTCGTTCCGAACGCTCGTATCGTCGGATAAGTGATTTGTGTCGAGCGTAAAAGCTGTGCGCGCCTTTGTAGGTCATACTGGTTATCACGAAAGAAATGGACACCGCAAGAGCGACAATTACAAGCCAGTTGTTATCCAACCAGCCAGCGTCCACACTTAAAACCATAACGATCAAACCGAACTCACTGAAATTCATCAGCGATAAACCGGAGAGGTATGAGGTACGGCCACGGAGTTTGAGTGCAGTAAGCAGACCAAAATAGAGGAGTGCTTTGACAAGTAATAAGGAGCAGAGACCAACCGCAATGAGCATCATGTCGACGGTAGGTAGTGCCGTGAATCCAATGGCAAGGAAAAATCCAATCAGAAATAGATCTTTAAAGCTGAGTAGAGCCTTTGCCAGTTCGCCTGATTTTACGTGTTGGGCCAATAAAACACCAAATACCAACGCGCCTAGATCGCCTTTCATTCCGACCAATTCAAACAGTTCATAACCGCCAAAGGCTAATAGGAAGCCGGTTAGAGGAAGCATTTCTCCGTGCCCGGAGCGACTGAGTATCCAATTGAATAGTGGGCGAGAGAAAACCAGAAGTAACAATCCAAGGGCCCAGACAGTGGGGAGTTGGCCTTTAGCGAAGACCAGGAAAAGCACTGCGGCGATGTCTTGCATTACCAGAATACCAATCGCTAACTTACCGTGTCGTGTTTTCATTTCACCGCTGTCTTCCAGCAGTTTTACAATGCACACGGTACTGCTAAAGCTGAGGGCAAATGCGATGATTGCGGCTGATTCGAGTGTTAAATCGGTGAAGTAGGGCAGGGCGGAAATAGAAAGTAGGCTGAAGACACCAGTTAATGCAGCGACCCATAATCCCATATGGAAAAGCGTGCCTCCCCAGACTTCAATGCGTGTCAGATCTTTTATCTGGATCTTCAAGCCAATGGTGAACAGTAAGAGTGTTACCCCAAGGTTCCCCAATGTTTGTAATAGTGAATCAGCCTCTAATCCATAGGCATGAAGTGCAAAGCCGGCAATCAAATAGCCAATGAGTGGTGGGAATCCTAATTGTTTAAAGGCAAATCCAAAAACGTAGGCAATAAGAATCCAAATAAAATCCATTGGTTACCCTTAAATGAGGAGATGGTAAACGCAGCTTGTGGGCTGCATTGACGGATTATGACCAAGCAACCCTTCCAGGAAAAAAGTGTATTGTAATTCGATTGATGTATTGTAATCAGATCGGCGTAATTTCAAAATCAATTAAGTCGAATCGGCCTTGATCTAACTTAAGGTACCAGCCTTTTTTATCCCAATCGCCCAAGACGATTCGTTCTGCATGTGTGGAATGCAAGGCTAATGCGACTTCAGGAAGTGGGTGGCGGGCAGGTCTGTGGGTGTGACCATGAATGACGATCGGGATCTTCCTATCGAGCATTTCCTGCTCAATTGTTTCAGGTGTAACATCAAGAATGCTGTAGTCCTGAATATCCCTTCCTTTGCTTTTATTTCGTAACTTCTGTCCGATGTTATTACGAACTTTTTTGGGAAGTCTTAAAAACAGCCATTGGACAATCGGGTTACGAACAATGCGACGATATTTTTGGTAGTTTTCATCACTTGTGCACCACAGGTCACCATGTGACAGCAGGAATTCCACCAGTCCGATTTTATGGACAATAGGATCAGGCAGTAACTCAACTTGGGCTAACTGGCTGAATCGCTTACCAAGCATGAAGTCACGATTACCGTGCATGAAATAGGTTTTAATTGAACGACTTGCTAACTGACTTAGTTTTTCACAGACGTCCAATTGAAATGATGAGAGTAAGTCGTCTCCAACAGAGACTTCAAAGAAATCACCCAGAATATAAAGGGTATCGTTGGGCTGAAGCTGATTTTCCAGAAATAGAAAAAACGCCCGGGTGAGATCCGGGCGTCCTTCATGCAGATGTAAATCTGATATAAACAGAGTGCTCATAGATTAAATATGACTCAATGAATTCTCTGATTATTCTTCGACAACTTCTGCTTTTTCGATGATAACGTCTTCAACAGGAACGTCTTGGTGACCCATCGCCATAGTCGTTGGCACTTTCTTGATTTGCTCAACAATGTCCATGCCTTCAACGACTTTACCGAATACTGCATAACCCCAGCCTTCCATTGTTTCAGCTGTGTGATCAAGGAAAGTGTTGTCAGATACGTTAATGAAGAACTGAGCAGACGCAGAGTGTGGATCCATAGTGCGAGCCATTGCGATCGTACCAGTCATGTTGCTTAGACCGTTGTTCGCTTCGTTCTTGATTGGGTCGTTTGTGCGCTTTTCTTTCATTCCTGGCTCAAAGCCACCGCCTTGAATCATGAAACCATTAATAACACGGTGGAAGATCACGCCATCATAGAAGCCGCTTTTTACATATTCTTCGAAGTTTTTCGCTGTTTCTGGTGCTTTTTCGAAGTCGAGTTGGATGTCGATGTT includes the following:
- a CDS encoding cation:proton antiporter family protein codes for the protein MDFIWILIAYVFGFAFKQLGFPPLIGYLIAGFALHAYGLEADSLLQTLGNLGVTLLLFTIGLKIQIKDLTRIEVWGGTLFHMGLWVAALTGVFSLLSISALPYFTDLTLESAAIIAFALSFSSTVCIVKLLEDSGEMKTRHGKLAIGILVMQDIAAVLFLVFAKGQLPTVWALGLLLLVFSRPLFNWILSRSGHGEMLPLTGFLLAFGGYELFELVGMKGDLGALVFGVLLAQHVKSGELAKALLSFKDLFLIGFFLAIGFTALPTVDMMLIAVGLCSLLLVKALLYFGLLTALKLRGRTSYLSGLSLMNFSEFGLIVMVLSVDAGWLDNNWLVIVALAVSISFVITSMTYKGAHSFYARHKSLIRRYERSERLNRDIFCQPPNAEILVIGLGRVGQGAYKALHKEIGDRVCGIDADNQTIKRLTEEGLPVVLGDAEDADFWDNLNLDRVKLVMLALPSIEDMQNISEQLQLSHYKGSIAGIARYVDEQEILRESGIDHVFNFFAEAGSGFAEESLKIITPSQQTA
- a CDS encoding UDP-2,3-diacylglucosamine diphosphatase, whose protein sequence is MSTLFISDLHLHEGRPDLTRAFFLFLENQLQPNDTLYILGDFFEVSVGDDLLSSFQLDVCEKLSQLASRSIKTYFMHGNRDFMLGKRFSQLAQVELLPDPIVHKIGLVEFLLSHGDLWCTSDENYQKYRRIVRNPIVQWLFLRLPKKVRNNIGQKLRNKSKGRDIQDYSILDVTPETIEQEMLDRKIPIVIHGHTHRPARHPLPEVALALHSTHAERIVLGDWDKKGWYLKLDQGRFDLIDFEITPI
- a CDS encoding peptidylprolyl isomerase; this encodes MIRLTTNFGNIDIQLDFEKAPETAKNFEEYVKSGFYDGVIFHRVINGFMIQGGGFEPGMKEKRTNDPIKNEANNGLSNMTGTIAMARTMDPHSASAQFFINVSDNTFLDHTAETMEGWGYAVFGKVVEGMDIVEQIKKVPTTMAMGHQDVPVEDVIIEKAEVVEE